Proteins from one Pseudoalteromonas rubra genomic window:
- a CDS encoding ATP-binding protein has product MFGKITALPKIAIAVVLGLLGGFANLLPLWFLDSSEFLLGQLFVILALMSLGWRYALLCVAIGAAFIFYRWGHCWPSTVFLLEIAWLQIFCVRPNKPLFMRGLAFWVLFGIPLLFLFGKFALDLNLLVIITALAKYFINAAICLVIVDLLSLFLFKQLWQAKPLYRILNYMISHLIILVVLVTTIMLTNSHYERIEYEVRAQLSDVASTTAQRIDSFLGNHRRALANAAHNIEAGLDQQHTITRLVEFYPNIRTAITADESGLVTHFYPDTLRTSLAGEVPAVSDRQYFIQAPYYPNGFVSGIFRGRGFGDDSIVAISAPIYDRGNFAGVVEGSVFFDTFEQFIPRILSHLGHLMILDSENKVVFSSLKSDFNTLDELDEATLNSLTNDDLNLYVGKTEEVFYRRSVRSEEFSWQVISLVERKYVNIAVASAWGQSFFLALFIIALSSVLVSKLTRMLINPMHDLSTRLNGFDPASRNEELSPRAEATFLEVITLQQQFTQLAFKLSMSFKKLQKANQENQSLNAQLTNFNAQLESQVQEKTEELIDALDRANKASSAKSLFLANMSHEIRTPLNGIIGMTADMQRHTHDTDVAESLQIIYQSAHNLLLILNDILDYSKIEAGALELDRHDVAFRKMLHSLTTSFCKTGVKAGVTFSYEVNDTIPEYLKLDELRVTQIINNLLSNAGKFTEQGSIKLSACYIDEALRIDISDTGVGIAKEKQKQLFGEFIQADVSTTRKYGGTGLGLTICKRLAEAMGGTISLESEAGKGSTFTVILPATPGEEQQEEKQHVSAPDLSGVDVLLVEDNPINQIVAAKLMEHTGCSLTKSNDGLDALSVLEGNHIPVILMDCQMPNMDGFDCTRRIRQNPELYGTPYIIAITANAFNEDKVKCLQVGMDDFVSKPIEPDALYQCLARWRSE; this is encoded by the coding sequence TTGTTCGGGAAAATAACAGCATTACCTAAGATCGCGATTGCGGTTGTGCTCGGGCTGTTAGGTGGCTTTGCTAACCTTTTACCCCTATGGTTCCTGGATAGTTCCGAGTTTCTGCTTGGTCAGCTGTTTGTTATTCTTGCATTGATGTCGCTGGGTTGGCGCTATGCTTTATTGTGCGTGGCGATTGGTGCGGCCTTTATATTTTATCGCTGGGGCCATTGCTGGCCATCTACGGTGTTTTTGTTAGAGATAGCCTGGTTACAGATCTTCTGTGTCAGACCTAACAAGCCTTTATTCATGCGGGGCCTGGCATTTTGGGTGTTGTTTGGGATCCCCTTGCTCTTCCTGTTCGGTAAGTTTGCCCTTGACCTCAACTTACTGGTTATTATAACGGCGCTGGCCAAATACTTTATTAATGCTGCTATTTGTCTGGTTATCGTCGACTTGCTGTCGTTATTTTTATTTAAACAATTGTGGCAGGCCAAACCACTGTATCGTATTTTGAATTATATGATCAGTCACCTTATTATTTTGGTGGTACTGGTAACCACCATCATGCTGACCAATAGCCACTATGAACGCATAGAATATGAGGTGAGAGCACAGCTGAGTGATGTCGCGAGCACAACGGCACAGCGAATAGATAGCTTTCTTGGTAATCATCGCCGAGCTTTGGCAAATGCTGCGCACAATATTGAAGCCGGATTAGACCAGCAGCATACGATCACCCGATTGGTCGAGTTTTACCCGAATATTCGCACTGCTATTACCGCGGATGAATCCGGGCTGGTTACACACTTCTACCCCGATACGCTCAGAACCAGTCTGGCTGGCGAAGTGCCTGCGGTATCCGACCGTCAGTATTTTATTCAGGCACCGTATTATCCGAATGGGTTTGTGTCGGGTATATTCCGGGGTAGGGGGTTTGGTGATGATTCAATAGTGGCTATTTCTGCACCTATATACGATAGGGGGAATTTTGCCGGGGTTGTGGAAGGGTCTGTATTTTTTGATACATTTGAACAATTTATTCCCCGTATTTTATCGCACCTTGGGCACCTGATGATCCTCGATAGCGAAAACAAAGTGGTATTTAGCTCCTTGAAGTCCGACTTTAATACACTCGATGAGCTGGATGAAGCGACGTTAAATTCGCTGACCAATGACGATTTAAATCTGTATGTTGGTAAGACGGAAGAAGTGTTTTATCGTCGCAGTGTGCGTTCAGAGGAGTTTAGCTGGCAAGTCATCAGTCTGGTGGAGCGCAAGTATGTCAATATAGCGGTCGCATCGGCATGGGGACAGTCTTTTTTCCTCGCCCTGTTTATTATTGCACTGAGCAGCGTTTTGGTCAGCAAACTAACCCGTATGCTGATCAACCCAATGCATGACCTTAGTACTCGTCTGAACGGTTTTGACCCAGCCAGTCGTAATGAGGAGCTATCTCCTCGGGCAGAAGCTACCTTTCTTGAAGTGATTACGTTACAGCAACAGTTTACCCAGCTGGCGTTTAAGCTGTCTATGAGCTTCAAAAAGTTGCAGAAAGCCAATCAGGAAAATCAGTCACTTAATGCTCAGCTCACCAATTTCAATGCCCAATTAGAGAGTCAGGTGCAGGAGAAAACAGAAGAGCTAATTGATGCGCTCGACAGGGCAAACAAAGCGAGTTCTGCAAAAAGTCTGTTTTTGGCCAATATGAGTCATGAAATACGCACACCGCTCAATGGGATAATTGGCATGACCGCGGATATGCAGCGCCACACCCATGATACAGACGTTGCTGAGTCTTTGCAGATCATTTACCAGTCTGCGCATAACCTGCTACTGATCCTGAACGACATTCTTGATTACTCCAAAATAGAGGCTGGCGCTCTGGAGCTAGACAGGCACGATGTTGCCTTTCGTAAGATGTTACATTCACTGACTACGTCCTTTTGCAAAACTGGCGTGAAGGCCGGGGTGACATTTAGCTACGAGGTTAACGACACTATTCCCGAGTATCTCAAACTGGATGAATTGAGGGTGACCCAAATCATTAACAACTTGCTTAGTAATGCTGGCAAGTTCACTGAGCAGGGGAGTATTAAGCTCAGCGCCTGTTACATCGACGAAGCCTTACGTATTGATATTTCGGACACCGGAGTAGGGATTGCGAAAGAGAAACAGAAGCAGCTATTTGGAGAGTTTATTCAGGCAGATGTCTCTACAACACGTAAATATGGAGGAACAGGGCTTGGCCTGACAATATGTAAACGTCTGGCAGAGGCAATGGGTGGGACAATTAGTTTAGAGAGTGAGGCCGGCAAGGGCAGCACGTTTACGGTGATTTTGCCTGCTACTCCGGGCGAGGAACAACAAGAAGAAAAGCAGCATGTTAGTGCACCAGACCTGAGCGGCGTGGATGTTTTGCTGGTTGAAGACAATCCAATTAACCAGATCGTAGCGGCGAAATTAATGGAACATACAGGCTGCAGTCTGACTAAATCAAACGATGGCCTGGATGCGCTGTCTGTTTTAGAGGGTAACCATATTCCCGTTATCCTGATGGATTGTCAGATGCCAAATATGGATGGGTTTGATTGTACACGTCGTATTCGTCAAAACCCTGAGCTATACGGTACGCCCTACATCATTGCTATAACAGCAAATGCCTTCAACGAGGACAAAGTGAAATGTTTGCAGGTGGGAATGGATGACTTTGTCTCCAAACCCATCGAGCCTGACGCACTATACCAATGTCTGGCTCGATGGCGTAGCGAATAA
- a CDS encoding cation diffusion facilitator family transporter yields MTDLTTHQASRNRLLIALALTCTFMIIQVVGAYYANSLAVLADAGHLFVHNSSLLIALIASSVAIKLAKTYNDGYKKAEYTGGLFNGLLYLSIAAIILLEGGERLGHHAQGHDLNVNAFAMSSIAAVGFLFHGASAWVLYKGRKDSINVYAVFLHSFFDLLSTVSTFVAGVLIHLTNWQVIDIVSSMLISVFVLFTGVKVIYACIQGLTEKAQMLPAVEKLEQLLLSTEHVESVHNITVTMLDNQLTVGAHIVLKHHCTIEMHDEACRLEVERALMNTYAVKQCVLQIESHDCPDH; encoded by the coding sequence ATGACCGATCTGACTACACACCAAGCGTCTCGTAATCGACTCCTTATCGCACTTGCACTCACATGTACCTTTATGATTATCCAGGTTGTCGGTGCGTATTATGCCAATTCGTTGGCTGTGCTAGCCGATGCCGGGCATTTATTCGTACACAATAGCTCTTTGCTCATTGCGCTAATCGCCTCGTCCGTCGCAATCAAGTTGGCGAAAACCTATAATGATGGATATAAAAAGGCGGAGTACACCGGTGGTCTGTTTAATGGGCTACTGTATTTATCCATCGCTGCCATTATTTTGCTTGAAGGCGGCGAGCGGCTTGGCCATCATGCGCAAGGGCATGACCTAAATGTGAACGCCTTTGCGATGTCGAGCATTGCCGCTGTTGGGTTCTTGTTTCATGGTGCCTCGGCCTGGGTGTTATATAAGGGCCGTAAAGACAGTATCAATGTTTATGCGGTATTTCTGCACTCCTTTTTTGATTTACTCTCAACGGTTTCTACCTTTGTTGCAGGCGTACTGATCCATCTGACCAACTGGCAGGTTATTGATATTGTCTCGAGTATGTTGATATCTGTGTTCGTGTTGTTCACTGGCGTTAAGGTGATCTATGCCTGTATTCAGGGTCTGACGGAAAAAGCGCAAATGCTTCCGGCTGTCGAGAAACTGGAACAGCTGCTCCTGTCGACTGAACACGTGGAAAGTGTTCACAACATTACCGTTACCATGCTGGACAATCAGTTAACCGTTGGGGCGCATATTGTACTTAAACACCATTGCACGATTGAAATGCACGATGAAGCGTGTCGCCTGGAAGTAGAACGTGCTTTGATGAATACCTATGCGGTTAAACAATGCGTTTTACAAATAGAAAGCCACGATTGTCCAGATCACTAA